The following are encoded together in the Actinomycetota bacterium genome:
- the hisB gene encoding imidazoleglycerol-phosphate dehydratase HisB, with translation MRRSGLERNTAETRVKLELDLDGEGRCEVSTGIGFFDHMLELMAYHAGVDLRLEARGDLEVDQHHTVEDVGLCLGKCFREALGEKEGIERYGWALLPMDEALCRVSLDLSGRPHLSYQLELPARLVSDFDPTCLREFLQAFVNEAGITLHVKGLAGDNPHHVMEAAFKGIGRALGAAIRHAPGGRGVPSSKGTL, from the coding sequence ATGAGAAGGTCAGGCCTGGAGAGGAATACCGCCGAGACGCGGGTAAAGCTTGAGCTCGACCTGGACGGCGAAGGCCGTTGCGAGGTCTCTACGGGCATCGGGTTTTTCGACCACATGCTGGAGCTCATGGCCTACCATGCCGGCGTGGACCTGCGCCTGGAGGCGCGAGGGGACCTGGAGGTGGACCAGCACCACACCGTGGAGGACGTGGGGCTGTGCCTCGGAAAGTGCTTCCGGGAGGCGCTGGGAGAAAAGGAGGGCATCGAGCGTTACGGATGGGCCCTGCTGCCTATGGACGAGGCCCTCTGCCGGGTATCCCTCGATCTCAGCGGCAGACCCCATCTCTCGTACCAACTCGAGCTTCCGGCGCGCCTGGTGAGCGATTTCGACCCCACCTGTCTGCGGGAATTCCTCCAGGCCTTCGTCAACGAGGCCGGGATCACCCTGCACGTGAAGGGCCTGGCTGGAGACAACCCCCACCACGTGATGGAGGCGGCTTTCAAGGGCATCGGGAGAGCCCTGGGCGCCGCGATAAGGCATGCTCCGGGTGGCCGGGGAGTCCCGTCGAGCAAGGGAACCCTCTGA